A window of Aptenodytes patagonicus chromosome 1, bAptPat1.pri.cur, whole genome shotgun sequence genomic DNA:
AAACAATTCCATTTCAGAGTGACTGGAGTGGCAGTAAGACAAGATGTTTGCATAGATTTGGCTGCagcattttcattacaaaataagaaaaaacttaaAAGATGCTACACAGTATGTGAAGTTTTGGATCCCCCCCGCCACATAATTTAGTTATATTTATAAAAGTGCTTAATAGTTAACTTTAAGCGATCAAATATTTTTGAGCCTAATTAAAGTCATTTACTCACAGGAACCATTACAGCTGCCTTTTATTCTGATGATAATGCACtagatgcttttaaaagaatatatatatatatacactcattGTATTTTAcctttgtaaaacaaaatacCTACTCCCTAGTTCCATtagattttatatatatgaaaaacatttaaaagaacaatTCAGTAATGCCACTACTATTTCTTTAAGATTCACACGTCAAAGATCTTAGAAACACTCAGTTCAATTTGGGAGTGCACTCATATCCTACTTCAATACAAACCTGTGAACACAGAACCTCAGGACATAAAAGCCTGATTATTTAAAAGGGTATTCATTAGAGCGCATTCCACTGTGTAATGACACGTGTCAGTCTGACATACATAAATTAACTCTCTAATACGTCACATTACCAGCTGCAATTTATCTTTTGGTGTACAATAACATTTATTCGCCCAAAGCAGGTACATGCACATAGCCTCCACTATATTTTCTAAATAtcagtttgaaataaaattttcaaaatgctctAATGATTTAAGAGCCTACATTCTGTCTGCAAAACTAACGTAAGCATTTATTGacaaaaaatcatgaaaatttaGTGGGATGTAGGAGGTTTTGAAAACATTATACTTCAGCAGTGGTTCATACCTTGACCGCTAGCAAACCTAGATGGAAGTGGCCTGATCCAAGGAGTAAATATGCACCCAGAGGTAACAAAAAGGTTAAACActtaaatactttgttttaaagagaaacctCTGAAACATAAACTGTCATATCTTCAAGGGCAtattatgtaatattttattataatgaaaAATGACTGTAAACATCTCCCTCGTTTCACATACAGAAAGTTGTTCACAAATTTCCCTTCATATTGAATTTGTTAATTCCAGGAGCTTATAAATTCAATATATGGAATATCTTTACATTACAACAAATCAGATCTCACATTCAGTTCCAAGAAATAAACAAACGGGTTACTTCCCCAAttccaaatggggaaaaaagtccttaCATAATGCAAAACATACTGCTTCATTCCAGAGTCCACAGTCCTGAAACAGAACCGGGTTCTCCTAAGGGTATGAaagttatcaaaaaaaaaaaaaaaagtcaccacatAAACCTCTGGATTTCATCACTATTTGGCCATTGGAATGTTCTgtttagaaaaagataaaaagttacTGCATTCACAACAATATAAAAAGCCAGCTCCAGAAGTTGTCTATATAGAGATGGAAATGGAATATTGAGCCTATATATTAAGAATGGCAAAATAAAGTAACGAAATTCTAGCAATTTTTGAGGAACCGTGACTGCTaataaacatacaaaatacattaagatCCAGAATATCGATTTTGATTTTAGTGTATCAGCAAAACTCCAGCCAGCAAATATATAGACTGGAACCAATACATATTTTACAAGATCGTGTCTTTGGAAGACTTTTCTCCAAACATAGAATGTATAGTGTCTGTTATCCGCTAGTAAATACTTATGAACATAAGTAAATTTCCAGATCAGGAATAAAGAGATAACGGCAATTAAGCTGTACTGCACAGGGTGCTTTCGTAATGACAGAAGGAATTTCCTGATTTTAGTAGGGGTCAATAAATGagggaatgaaaaaaagacagtgaaggaCAGAAAATAGAACAGCTGAGGAAAGTGCAAACAGGCTTCGTGGCTACTTCTGTCACCAACAACTATTCCACCATTGATGAAGACAAAAATGAAGAACACAGTTACTAATATGATGTATGGCCAAGTTAAAGCAGTAAGTATAACTAGGTTTTTAGGCGTTATGAGGTATTCAATAAGAAACTGCAATATTCTGATCAAATCTGAAAATGATCCTTTCCTGGAAGaaatcttttcatctttctttttctgtaactctGTCTTCCAGGCTTCATTTAGCTTCTCTGCAACAATATTTCCAGCACAAAAAACTGTCCACACAATATTCGTCTGACGAAACATGAAGCCACAAAATCCAAGGAGAGCTGAAGTTTTATGGTTACCATAAAGGCACATTAAATAGGCAAAGAGAGTAAAAAATACTGAACCTGGGTCCGTGTAATAAaggaatgtaaaaaaataaagggtGGGAAACATTGCAAGAGTTAATGTAGACAAGATTCTCTGGAAACCAGACACAGCCtagagaagaagcagaaaaatgtggTTAGCAATgtccaataaaaataaaatttaaaaaaaaaaaagagtattattcCTAAGAATTCCATTAACACAATATAACATCTCTTATGCTCTTTGGTGCCATTACTGCACAAGCACGCATACTATATTTTTGTTAACCTCCTGCTATGTTAGTACAGAGTGTCAGACTATACAATGttaaaagacaaatgaaagtATGGAACGTTATTGCAGGTGAGTTAAAAATATGGCAATGAAAATACACCAACTTCTTTCATATGTCAGGCGTTCACATATTTGTGGCATTAAAATCATTGTGGGAGTATAATTGCTCCCATACCTAGAATAAAAAAGCTGCACTAatgggcaaaagaaaaaaaaaaaaccaatgttTTATGCCCCTGCAATTTCATCATCACATTCTGTTTATTTGTGAGACAGCAGAACACATCATTTTATGCTTCTACTATTGCCTCTTTTGAAGCCAGTCCACAGAGCGGCCAGTTCCAAGTTTCTAATCTTTGGTGCAGCTTTTATTGTTTATCTTCATTATAATTCATGAGTTAGAAAAGAAACTTTAAAGAAGGTAGGAGACCATGCAGTTAAAAACTCCTCCCAGTTATCCCACTCACTACATGATGCAACGCAATTcacaacattaaaaaatgttgCATGTTGTTTCTGAATGATGTAGCATGGGGTGAAACAGCCAGTCACCACCTTACAGAAAAGAGGAACAGAGAAAATGCCGAGTTCAAAGAAGTGCCAACAATACAACTACATTTTCTAATGCCTAGACTACTGTCATGAAACCTTTGGTTTTCTTACATTTGTATTTCCACCTCCAAGCATAAAATTAAAAGTGTTCCGAAAGTAGAAACAATTTATTGAATTTGACCCAATTCTGCATAGTCCTACCATGTGCTTAAACATGAAGAATCTCCTGTAAGAAAATAGAtcagaagaaattttctttatagtaaaGGAATCCTTCAGTTATCggggaacaggaaaaaatatcttcatGGTTAAGGTGAAACTAAAGAACTTCACTAAGGTGAAAGATTTTGAATAGGCCATTAACCACTGGAACAATTTACCTACTGCAGTGGTGGTTGCTCCACCACTTT
This region includes:
- the ALG10 gene encoding dol-P-Glc:Glc(2)Man(9)GlcNAc(2)-PP-Dol alpha-1,2-glucosyltransferase translates to MERSEAHGFAAAMSGAFLLSCLLFAAINRHQRGPYMDEAFHVPQAQAYCRGRFLQWDPMVTTLPGLYLVSVGAVKPAAWLFGWTGSVVCSAGMLRFINLLFSAGNFYLLYLLLFKIHQKNKAVSGFQRILSTLTLAMFPTLYFFTFLYYTDPGSVFFTLFAYLMCLYGNHKTSALLGFCGFMFRQTNIVWTVFCAGNIVAEKLNEAWKTELQKKKDEKISSRKGSFSDLIRILQFLIEYLITPKNLVILTALTWPYIILVTVFFIFVFINGGIVVGDRSSHEACLHFPQLFYFLSFTVFFSFPHLLTPTKIRKFLLSLRKHPVQYSLIAVISLFLIWKFTYVHKYLLADNRHYTFYVWRKVFQRHDLVKYVLVPVYIFAGWSFADTLKSKSIFWILMYFVCLLAVTVPQKLLEFRYFILPFLIYRLNIPFPSLYRQLLELAFYIVVNAVTFYLFLNRTFQWPNSDEIQRFMW